In Winkia neuii, a genomic segment contains:
- a CDS encoding phage major capsid protein — translation MNVKGEKNIMGTYNKIVGRSQTGEQLIPPEQVKAILQDTPKSSVVLDKAVKARMSTTKQTQPVLATLPDAYWVNGDTGLKQTSEATWKGQTMTAEELAVIVPIPDAVADDTSINLWEAVKPLLAEALGKKIDQAVIFGTDKPTSWPDALTAGAEAAGNSVKLTAKKNVGDAVIELGEKMAAQGFGINGFISRPGLDWKLRGLKDANGQPIYGGKLSEAQPATLFGFPLNPVINGAWDAAAAELLAVDWSKVVIGTRQDITYKIFEEGVISDENGKVILNLMQQDTKAMRVVMRLGYQVINPPTRVAGGAVILAPFEHVRFHAAHTPCPCPKQSCGYFRSILLHFSGYRHTLPHIHSLEFPAP, via the coding sequence ATGAACGTAAAAGGAGAAAAGAACATTATGGGTACTTATAACAAGATTGTGGGTCGCTCCCAGACTGGTGAGCAGCTGATCCCACCGGAACAGGTAAAAGCAATCCTGCAAGATACTCCGAAGTCTTCTGTTGTCCTGGATAAGGCAGTAAAGGCTCGCATGTCTACCACAAAGCAGACCCAGCCGGTCCTGGCGACTTTGCCGGACGCCTACTGGGTTAACGGTGATACCGGGCTGAAACAGACTAGTGAGGCAACCTGGAAGGGCCAGACCATGACCGCTGAAGAACTAGCGGTTATCGTCCCGATCCCGGACGCGGTTGCTGATGATACTTCTATTAACCTGTGGGAGGCAGTAAAACCCCTGCTAGCTGAAGCACTAGGCAAGAAGATAGACCAGGCCGTCATCTTTGGTACGGACAAGCCTACTAGCTGGCCGGACGCTCTTACAGCCGGGGCCGAGGCTGCTGGTAACAGTGTAAAGCTGACAGCAAAGAAGAATGTTGGGGACGCGGTTATTGAGCTGGGCGAGAAGATGGCAGCCCAGGGGTTTGGTATTAACGGGTTTATTTCCCGGCCCGGCCTGGACTGGAAGCTACGCGGCCTAAAGGATGCTAACGGCCAGCCCATCTACGGCGGTAAACTCTCTGAGGCCCAGCCAGCCACCCTGTTCGGTTTCCCGCTAAACCCGGTAATTAATGGGGCTTGGGATGCTGCTGCGGCAGAACTGCTAGCCGTGGATTGGTCCAAGGTCGTTATCGGTACCCGCCAGGATATTACTTACAAGATCTTCGAAGAAGGCGTCATCTCTGACGAGAATGGCAAGGTCATCCTAAACCTCATGCAGCAGGACACTAAGGCTATGCGCGTGGTTATGCGCCTGGGATACCAGGTTATTAACCCGCCCACCAGGGTCGCCGGCGGAGCGGTAATACTTGCGCCCTTTGAGCATGTACGCTTCCACGCTGCCCACACACCCTGCCCATGCCCCAAACAAAGCTGTGGCTATTTTAGGTCTATCTTGTTGCACTTTAGCGGCTATAGGCACACACTGCCGCACATTCACTCTTTGGAATTTCCAGCACCA